One window of the Parasphingopyxis algicola genome contains the following:
- a CDS encoding efflux RND transporter permease subunit, whose translation MSADPPPGSGQFDPSRGGGPVGYMARNGVAANLLAVFLLIAGLISYGTIVQEVFPESSLDTVQVSVIYPGATPEEVEESIVQKIEEAVESVEGVKEIRSTASEGLGSVSVELELGTDIARALDDIKSEVDQIQTFPADAEEPDVRELTTRQSVMQIALYGDVSESALKRLAYQLEDQLAALSEVSYVETSSVRDYEVSIEVPQDTLRAYGLSLTDIARTVAASSLDSPAGSIDTASEEVRIRTIGQNYGQQDFEEIVLISRSDGTTIRLGDVATVVDAFEDNDLSSFYNGTPVAFVEVFRTSDERVLDIAEQVELYLEEDFAPTLPENIDYAIWNDDSEIFEDRLSLLVKNAAIGLILVLAALTLFLNIRLAVWVAFGIAVTFVGAIAVLDTVGSSINMFSLFGFILALGLVVDDAIVVGENIYAERERGRRGLSASILGARRVTKPVIFAVLTTAAAFSPLFAIGGVFGKLLFDIPLVIVTVLALSLVESLLVLPNHLSHLPPPGHESKSRVTQFFDRVQKGVDARFQWFVNGPLEKALNFAVNAPSIILAGAIALVILFMALVPAGILKVQFFPDVEGDIVRATLEMPAGTPVERTEQVARFIEQRGREAMAEIEAGRDEDATDLVRGIYTTIGQSTLGQGPEGNVSSTGANLAAVQFSLLPGDERDVSAASFEDAWRDAVGPVPEARSLVFASDLFSAGAPVSVELSHPDTATLTRISEDLMRDLARFQGVFDIETDQDAGLEEIQLRLKPAARTLGVTLQDVAGQVRAAFFGDEAVRVQRGREDVRVYIRLPEEERNSIVDVERFRVRVPGGEVALSEIADVSFGESPSVIRRQDGRRVVTVSANVDTTVVTGQEISRQLEEEVLPAMQQDHPLLLFDFGGEQAEQEDSFGDLGTAFLVALLLIYILLAVPFRSYVQPLIIIAAIPFGIIGALIGHLILGLPVGILSMFGLIGLSGVIVNGSLILIDFINERLEEGADIKTAIIDSAKSRFRPIVLTSLTTFLGVAPITFETSLQAQFLIPMSASLGFGVLFGTVLLMLLIPALAMLQHRATERIKRYLKKDDAGSAEAETQPA comes from the coding sequence GTGAGCGCGGACCCGCCTCCCGGATCCGGCCAGTTCGATCCCAGCCGGGGCGGCGGCCCGGTCGGCTATATGGCGCGCAACGGCGTCGCGGCCAATCTGCTCGCCGTGTTCCTGCTGATCGCGGGGCTGATCTCCTACGGCACGATCGTTCAGGAAGTCTTTCCCGAAAGCAGCCTCGACACGGTCCAGGTCAGCGTCATCTATCCCGGCGCTACGCCCGAGGAAGTCGAGGAATCCATCGTCCAGAAGATCGAGGAGGCGGTCGAAAGCGTCGAGGGCGTGAAGGAAATCCGCTCGACCGCGTCCGAGGGACTGGGCAGCGTTTCGGTCGAACTGGAACTCGGCACCGACATTGCCCGCGCGCTCGACGACATCAAGAGCGAGGTCGACCAGATCCAGACCTTCCCCGCCGATGCGGAGGAACCCGATGTCCGCGAACTGACGACCCGCCAGAGCGTCATGCAGATCGCGCTCTACGGCGATGTCAGCGAAAGCGCGCTCAAGCGCCTCGCCTATCAGCTCGAGGACCAGCTCGCGGCGCTCTCAGAGGTCTCCTATGTCGAGACCAGCAGCGTGCGCGACTATGAGGTCTCGATCGAGGTGCCGCAGGACACGCTGCGCGCCTATGGCCTCTCGCTGACCGATATCGCCCGCACCGTCGCCGCTTCGAGCCTCGACAGCCCGGCCGGGTCGATCGACACCGCATCCGAGGAAGTCCGTATCCGCACGATCGGCCAGAATTACGGCCAGCAGGATTTCGAGGAGATCGTGCTGATCAGCCGCTCGGACGGCACCACGATCCGGCTGGGCGATGTGGCGACCGTCGTCGACGCGTTCGAGGACAATGATCTCAGCAGCTTCTACAACGGCACGCCGGTCGCCTTTGTCGAGGTGTTCCGCACGAGCGACGAGCGCGTGCTCGACATCGCCGAACAGGTCGAACTCTATCTGGAAGAGGATTTCGCGCCGACGCTGCCGGAAAATATCGACTATGCGATCTGGAACGACGATTCCGAGATATTCGAGGACCGGCTGAGCCTGCTGGTCAAGAACGCCGCGATCGGCCTGATCCTCGTCCTCGCCGCGCTGACGCTTTTCCTGAACATTCGGCTCGCGGTCTGGGTCGCCTTCGGCATCGCGGTCACCTTCGTCGGCGCGATCGCGGTGCTCGATACGGTCGGGTCGAGCATCAACATGTTCTCGCTGTTCGGCTTCATCCTGGCGCTCGGCCTCGTCGTCGACGATGCGATCGTGGTCGGCGAGAATATCTACGCCGAACGCGAGCGCGGCCGCCGCGGCCTCTCGGCCTCGATCCTCGGCGCGCGGCGGGTGACCAAGCCGGTCATCTTCGCGGTGCTGACGACGGCAGCCGCCTTCTCCCCGCTCTTCGCGATCGGCGGCGTGTTCGGCAAATTGCTGTTCGATATCCCGCTCGTCATCGTAACGGTGCTGGCGCTGTCATTAGTCGAGAGCCTGCTCGTCCTGCCCAACCATCTGAGCCATCTGCCGCCGCCCGGTCACGAGTCGAAGTCGCGCGTCACGCAGTTTTTCGACCGGGTGCAGAAAGGCGTCGATGCGCGCTTCCAGTGGTTCGTCAACGGCCCGCTCGAAAAGGCGCTGAACTTCGCCGTCAACGCGCCGTCGATCATCCTCGCCGGCGCGATCGCGCTCGTCATCCTCTTCATGGCGCTCGTGCCCGCCGGAATATTGAAGGTCCAGTTCTTCCCCGATGTCGAAGGCGATATCGTCCGCGCGACGCTGGAGATGCCGGCCGGCACCCCGGTCGAGCGGACCGAACAGGTCGCCCGCTTCATCGAACAGCGCGGTCGCGAGGCCATGGCCGAAATAGAGGCGGGACGGGACGAGGATGCAACCGACCTCGTCCGCGGTATCTACACGACCATCGGCCAATCGACCCTCGGCCAGGGACCGGAAGGCAATGTCAGCTCGACCGGCGCCAATCTCGCCGCGGTCCAGTTCAGCCTGCTCCCCGGCGACGAGCGCGACGTCTCGGCGGCCTCGTTCGAAGATGCGTGGCGCGATGCCGTCGGCCCGGTGCCCGAAGCGCGCTCGCTGGTCTTCGCCTCCGACCTGTTCTCGGCCGGCGCGCCGGTCAGCGTCGAGCTGTCGCACCCCGATACCGCGACCCTGACCCGGATTTCCGAGGATCTGATGCGCGATCTCGCCCGTTTCCAGGGCGTGTTCGATATCGAGACCGACCAGGATGCCGGGCTCGAGGAGATCCAGCTGCGGCTCAAACCCGCAGCGCGGACCCTGGGCGTCACCCTGCAGGATGTCGCCGGCCAGGTCCGCGCCGCCTTTTTCGGCGACGAGGCGGTGCGGGTGCAGCGCGGGCGCGAGGATGTGCGCGTCTATATCCGGCTGCCCGAGGAAGAGCGCAATTCGATCGTCGATGTCGAGCGGTTCCGCGTGCGCGTGCCGGGCGGCGAAGTCGCGCTGAGCGAGATCGCCGACGTCTCCTTCGGGGAATCGCCCTCGGTGATCCGGCGGCAGGACGGACGGCGCGTCGTGACGGTCAGCGCCAATGTCGACACGACGGTCGTCACCGGCCAGGAGATCAGCCGCCAGCTCGAAGAGGAGGTGCTGCCCGCGATGCAGCAGGATCATCCGCTGCTGCTGTTCGATTTCGGCGGCGAACAGGCCGAGCAGGAGGACAGTTTCGGCGATCTCGGCACCGCCTTCCTCGTCGCGCTGTTGCTGATCTATATCCTGCTCGCCGTGCCGTTCCGCTCCTATGTCCAGCCGCTGATCATCATCGCCGCGATCCCGTTCGGCATCATCGGCGCGCTGATCGGCCATCTGATCCTCGGCCTGCCGGTCGGCATCCTGAGCATGTTCGGGCTGATCGGACTGTCGGGGGTGATCGTGAACGGTTCGCTGATCCTTATCGATTTCATCAACGAGCGGCTCGAAGAGGGCGCGGACATCAAGACGGCGATCATCGACAGCGCCAAATCGCGCTTCCGCCCGATCGTGCTGACCTCTCTGACGACCTTTCTCGGCGTCGCCCCGATCACCTTCGAGACCAGCCTGCAGGCGCAGTTCCTGATCCCGATGTCGGCGAGTCTCGGCTTCGGCGTGCTGTTCGGGACCGTGCTGCTGATGCTGCTGATCCCGGCGCTCGCGATGCTCCAGCACCGCGCCACCGAGCGGATCAAGCGCTATCTGAAAAAGGACGATGCGGGTTCTGCGGAGGCGGAAACCCAGCCCGCCTGA